Proteins encoded together in one Plectropomus leopardus isolate mb chromosome 19, YSFRI_Pleo_2.0, whole genome shotgun sequence window:
- the LOC121958510 gene encoding ubiquitin-conjugating enzyme E2 D4-like → MALKRIQKELSDLQRDPPAQCSAGPVGEDLFHWQATIMGPGDSPYQGGVFFLTIHFPTDYPFKPPKVAFTTKIYHPNINSNGSICLDILRSQWSPALTVSKVLLSICSLLCDPNPDDPLVPDIAHMYKNDKDKYNKVAKDWTQKYAM, encoded by the exons ATGGCACTGAAAAGAATACAGAAG GAGCTGAGTGACCTGCAGAGAGACCCTCCAGCACAGTGCTCTGCTGGACCAGTGGGGGAAGACC TGTTTCACTGGCAGGCGACCATAATGGGTCCG GGTGACAGTCCTTACCAAGGAGGAGTTTTCTTTCTCACAATCCACTTCCCCACCGACTATCCGTTCAAGCCACCAAAG gTTGCATTTACAACAAAGATTTATCACCCAAATATAAACAGCAACGGGAGTATCTGTTTGGACATTCTGCGGTCACAGTGGTCTCCAGCACTAACGGTGTCAAAAG TTTTACTGTCCATATGTTCACTGCTTTGTGATCCGAACCCTGACGACCCCTTAGTTCCAGACATAGCACACATGTACAAGAACGACAAAGACAA atACAACAAAGTAGCAAAAGACTGGACCCAAAAGTACGCCatgtaa